A segment of the Lolium perenne isolate Kyuss_39 chromosome 3, Kyuss_2.0, whole genome shotgun sequence genome:
ccttttaCCTCTGTTTTTTTTGAAAGTACTCCCTACGATTCAAATTACTTGACACTAAttcgatgtatctagacacattttaattgtagatatatctatttattttagttggaagtaatatggatcggagcatGTATATACATTAGTGTGTGTTGTTTTGTTTAAATGTTTAACCGTTATACACACGCAAAAAAGAAGAAGATATGATACAACTCCAACATTTCCATCAACACACGCTTTCGATCCGTACCCACACGATTCATCTGCACGTATGGGAACTTCGGATTTTGTGGGTGTCACTGTCAAATTTACATGAACATTCGGAATTCATAATCTACACGAATTTTGCGTAAGGAAGTGGTCGGGGGATAGAACCCTACACGAACCTTCCTCGTTTCGAACGGACGCCCAGGATTCGTCGTCGAATCCATCTCAAAGTAGTACTCTACTACAGCACTACTACTGATCCCTCACAAAATCTTTCGCGTGAACCCAGACGGATCCCCCACCTCTCACCTTCCGCCCCGCCCCGACGCCGGCGCCGACGGGACCCctccgccgccgaagctcgcgGGCCGGCCGGGCTGGACTGGACTGGACTGCGGCTCCGTTCCGTGGGTAAGAGAAATCCTACCCTCTTACCTCCTGATCTACCGAACCGGCTCTGAATCTCTCCTAAATCGGTACCCTAACTAGCGAGCCCTACATCTGCTCCCGCCGGCATGTACCTTAGCGTCCCCGCCGGCGCCTCGATCCCCGCGCCTGTTTCATCCTCCGCGATTTGGCGGCGGCGGAAAACGAGGGAGCAGATCTGAGGATAGGGGGTAGACGAATTGCAGTTTACTCTTGCTTTTAACCAGCGATCCTCTTAGTTAAATCTCACTAGGAGACCTCCACAGTACTTGCGGGCGTGCCGCTGCACACCAGGCACACCATCTGGATCCGCCCCTGTCGCTCATCACCCTTGGCTTACCGCTTACATTTGTTCCAGCAGGCATACGGTACTCTGACTGAAGCACCTGGGATAACTTCAGAGGCACAAAACCCATCCAGCTGGTGTTCCTGAACGTGCCGTGAGGATGAAAACGCATGAGCGTGCCGCGAACTTTGCTCTTGCCGGTATGTTTCTTCAGAATTCACGCTTCGGCGGTGTTCGTTACCACCTCTTCCTTCTCATTTTGACGGCCTCATGGTGTATATTTGCTGACTCGTAGTCCTGATGTGTGTTTTGGCATGCCCAGGTTTGAGCTTGGCGCCGCTTGTCATCAACGTGAACCCGAATTTGAACGTCATACTGACGGCATGTCTTACTGTGTACGTTGGCTGTTACCGTTCTGTCAAGTCAACTCCACCCACTGTGAGCACCATGACCCTCTCTCTAATCTTTCCATGTTAACCTATCTTCTAGTTGGCCACTATGGCAGCAGGTTGACACAAAATTAATTGTGTATGGCTTATAACCAACTTAACTTGACCATTTCTTCTTACGCAGGAGACAATGTCCAAAGAGCATGCTATGCGGTTCCCTTTGGTGGGGAGCGCCATGCTTTTGTCGCTGTTCCTTCTATTCAAATTCCTCTCCAAGGACTTGGTCAATACTGTTCTCACCGCCTACTTTTTCGTTCTTGGCATCGCTGCACTCTGGTAATTCAAACTGTTCTTTCAAGAGTGTGTTTCCACACATGTAAATACTTAAAATTGTAAATGCCAACTTTGAGATTATTATTTGTGGCCCCTACTTCTTTATGCAGTGCAACGTTGCTTCCTTCCGTCAAACGTTTTCTTCCAGAAGGATGGAACAATAACGAGATCGTTTGGCGTGCTCCGTATTTCCACTGTATGATCCCCACCTTCATTTTGATGCTCGCTTACTTTGCTCTACAATATGTAGCTCATATCAAATTAATACAGCAAcatttctattactagtctactaTCTGATTGTAATGTGCTAGCCAAGAGTCCACATGGTGACTTATTGAGTATCCTAACTAGAATATACTTAAATAAAATTCAGCACTGACTCTATTCTAGGCCAATTCATTTTAGAGGAGAACATGGAAACTATCTGTACAGTATTCTGTCAACATCATAGTACTCGTTTCCTCTGCGGGGAAGTGTGATACATTTTGCACTACGAattaaaataaatcaaaaagtgaAATTAGAGAGGATTCTGCTGTTTATAAACCATCAACTAGCATCTAAACAAATATTTTTGTATGGAGTCTGACATTTCTGGGTGTGCTGGAGTCTGGATACTTTTGCAAGATTTGTGATGCTTTTGCTGCTTCTGATGTAATGCTATTACTATTGTCTTGATTTTGTTATTAACTTAAGCATTGTTGACAAACACAAAACCGTTGCGCCTTGCTTATCACACTAGAAACTTAGATCATTTTATCCTTATTTCCCTTTACAAGCTTGAGTATTGATGGTGCTTTAAGCTCATTAACTTCATATTTCAGCACTGTCGTTGGAGTTTACCAAGTCTCAAGTTGTTGCTTCGGTCCCAGGATTTTTCTTTTGCGTATGGTATGCCATGAAGAAGCATTGGCTAGCAAACAATGTTCTGGGAATTGCTTTCTGTATTCAGGTTTGTCCTTACTGCTACTTTCTTAATATGCACTACCTCAATAATTGTTGGCTGAAGCCTTCATAAACTTGTTAGAGAAAATTCTTTATTTAACACTAGAGTAAAACATGGTTCCCTGTATCGCCCTGAAAAGAAATCCCTATTTGACATTGGGTCTAAATTTAATTCCTAATATGACAATTACGCCCATTTTAAATATAACGGTGTTAAATGACACCTGAAAAGATGGTTTTGCCCCTGATGCAGTAAATGTCCAAAAAATGAAAGCACACAAAAGTAAAGATATGAAATTAGGTGGTGTCTACAGTGGGCAGACCAGCGATGTGCTGACCCAGATAGGCTGTGTGAGCCCCCACTACGCCTCTGCCATGTTTGCATCTTACATGTGAAATAGAAAGCAAGATAGAAATAGAAATCACGAAACCGAGTATGTTTACTCTCGGCTAGTTGTGTTGGGTTGCGGCGAGTTGCTAGTTAGCTTTGCTAGTTAATTATCCCTGTATGTACTTGAGAGAGCTAGTTAGCCAGAATTGATCTAGTCAAACCAGCTTTATAAGTGTTTAGTTATCCCGGCAAGATTGCACTACAAGCAGATGGAGCTAGTATCATCAGCTAGTCCATGCGGCTTGACGCAAATTCTTGCGTGTTCCTTGATGTGCCAACATGTGAGAATCGTGATGGAGCTAGTATCCATCAACTAGTCCAGTGAGCAGCACCGGGCAGGACAGCAAGCGTCCGGGTCAGCAGCAACGCCCGGAAGCGCATAGTTCCATGGTGGACGCCTACCTCATTTAGTATCATTACTTGTGCTGCTCTCTGTCACATTTTGCGCCAGGGGTAAAAGTGTCTTTTCATGTGTGATTTAACACCATTGGTGGTTAAAATGGACGGAAGTGTCATATTAGGAATAGAAGAATTTTGGCCCAGTGTCAAATAGGGAATAATTTTTTCTCCTGGAACCACATTTTTGTCTAATTTCAAATAAGTTCCTCAACTTGTTATGTTTCCCTCCCTGTTTATTACTTGCTCAAAACCTTAATGCTTTTTTCTTATCTTGCAGGGAATTGAGATGCTATCACTAGGATCATTCAAAACTGGTGGTATTCTCTTGGTATGTGGCCTCTCAAAGTtttcaacaaattgaaacttctgTATTCCTATTTTTCTGGCAGTACTTGTACACACCTTTTTCTATTTCAGCCACCCACGGCTTTCACTTGTTCTCTCTGCTATCTTAATCTTACTTTGTGGAGCATGAAATATATGTATGATAAATGCAGTTTGAAAAGCATACTATGTAGGTTCAGTAAATACAGTTTGAAGTGTCTGATATTCTAGAACTTTCGCTTGCCTTTGTTTTTAGCTATCAAAAGAGCTGTCTGCCAGTTTTCTAGCAAACCAATGTTATGTAGTGCTTGCTGACTGTATTAATGATCTGTAGTTTGCATCTCTAGTAATTAGGCATATAGAGATGCTGAGTACCTTTTCTCTTAATCAGTTAATTTCCAGCAGCTCACCATATGCGTTCTAGACAATGTTTTTGTCCTTGTTTTCATTATTTGCTTGTAACATGGAATTGAGTTTCAATCATGGTTTGCTTTTGCTGTGAATCTGTGATGATGATATTTAAATGATCATTCTCGATTTGGTTTGGTACTTGACAAGTTAACTATTCATGATTGCCTTTTCCACTACATAGTCTTTAGTGTCTTCCCTCTGGCAAGGAGTATGGAACCGTGATCCTAAAATCTCATGAATTGGATAATTTGAAGTTTGACTTGTTTACTACTTACAGAGTGTTCTGCAACTTTTGAAACTCTTGCTGGTGCATGGCTTGTAAACATGTTTATCCCAGTCATTTCATCAGTCTTCGTTGCTCTAGTTCCACATACCGTCACGaaatcccttttattttattATTTCTTAATATTGTTATATGAATTCCTTCTGCAATTTCAGGCAGGACTTTTCTTCTATGACATCTTCTGGGTTTTCTTCACTCCAGTTATGGTCAGTGTTGCTAAATCATTTGATGCTCCAATAAAGGTTAGTGTTCTTTTTAGTGAACTCACATTTTTGCCATGACATTTTGTTCCATATCACCGCAAGTAGTTCAATCCATCCATCTGTTCCTCTCCTTTTTGTGTAGCTTCTGTTTCCCACTGCGGATGCTGCACGCCCATTCTCAATGCTTGGCCTTGGTGATATCGTAATACCTGGTCAGTTATAACATATTTGCTAGTTTTGTCCCATATTCTAGTTTTGTCCTACTATTGCTAGCTGCATCATGAGTGATAGCTCTGTCCTGAGCTTGTTTTAACATATTGTATAGTTAGACTTGAATTGAAGATTCTACAGTTTTTTTCTTATAAAACAGAAAAGCAACAATTACCTGTTCAGACTGGTGACATGATAGGTTGTTGTAATTCCACCACATGGCCAGCTCCACTATAATCAGAAATTGCAACTAAAGCTATATTTTACGCCGTCTTACTGGATGCACTCTTGGGTTCTTGCTGATAAAACCAATATATGCTCCAGTCCTGATCTACTTCCAGTTGCACATAAAAGTGAAGTTTGAAATCTGAGTTCGGGTGATGTCCAGATGGAGACAACACAAATAATCTTGGAACTACTATTGCAAGATGCTGATGGTTGCTGTCTTCTAGCCAAAATGAATGATTGGTTTTTATGGATCATATGAACTAAATTAAATCAAAAGTTCAACATTGATACCCTAACAATTGATGCATACTCATTTTCCTTGGATTAGTTAGGTTGGTGAACATGTTTTGGTGTAATGATGCATGGAGACATATCTGCAGTCTTCTGTGCTAACTGTTTAGTAGGCCCAAAATTTGAAGAGCTTTCTTCAAGCCAGTTCTCCATCATTCAATCTGAAAAAAAGCAGAGCATCCATTTTTCACAAGCATGTAACCTCTTAATATATAATGTTATAATTCTGATTCCAGGTATATTTGTTGCACTTGCCCTTCGTTTTGATGTCTCGCGAGGGATCAAGAACCGTTACTTCAATAGTGCATTTTTGGGATATACTGCGGGTATGACAGTAACAATAGTTGTCATGAACTGGTTTCAAGCTGCGCAGGTTTGTTCCATTACATTTCTTGTCATCTTATTGCTCGTGATGCCCGTCATCTCTAAAATGTTAATATATGTTTCTTTCCTTGTCTTTTTTTTTATATGCAGCCTGCTCTGCTATACATCGTTCCTGGTGTGACTGGCTTTGTTGCTATTCACTCTTTGTGGAATGGAGAAGTAAAGCCGGTAAGATTTCTGACCACTAGCTTGTGCTATGCGTAGATAGTTTCGACGCGTGCTCTTAAAAGCCTACTATAAGACTTGGCAACCCAATAACATGACTTGCAAGTCCAAATTCCCTGGCTTGTGCTGTATACATGGTTTTTGCAATACCAATACCAGTTGCATGTTTGTTCCTTTGTTGAGCTTAACCCCATAGTGCCTATGACTAAATCTGCTGCTGGGTGTACACATCACCATTTCCAAACCCATACCCACGGTATTTGTATAGGGTATGGGTATGAATAAATTACACAATGCAATCTGGGTATGGAGATATTAGTTGCCCACTAACCACGAATAAACCCATACCCATCCAGTGGTAATTCTCTGTTGTCATTCCTCCAGTCCAAAGTCTCTCCTGAGCTTTTCTCCAACGCCCCAATGTCACGACAGGGGTAGATATTTGGCCGCTTGCCTGCTGCTGCAAAGTCACCTCACTGTAGCAGATAGTTGAGCCCATCTTCTAGTTCCTGGACATCAACAAGTGCTCATGGGTTTGAGGAATCACTGTCGCTAGCTCCTCCTTACCCATGGGTTTGCCGTTACCAAGCCATTAGCAAGCAGTGAAGATAACACACATGATTAGCTAACTGCACAACCTCTAATCACCATAGCCAGGGCTTAGAAAGACCCCCTGAGCAAAAGCAAGAAAGTTCTAGGAAGCTGCAATTCAGGCTGCAAGTGGAGTCGGGCCGTCTGCGGCGCCCCACAGCCCACCCCACGTAACGTCGTTGGCGGAGGCCCGCAGGCAGGAAGAAAAACTATGCGGAATTTTGCGGGCCGCCTGCGGTACTCACAAATCCCAAATATTGACGTTGTAGGAAAGCGAAGGAGCTCCTTCATGCTCATGAATCACGGGTGGTCGTGCCTGAGGTAGTGCGGTTAGCGCACGACGCGTCTTCATGATGGGCCCACGACCACCCAATCTCTCTTATCCTTTCCTTTTCTGCTATATTTTTCCTTCAGTCTCTCTCGTGCACAGCACAACTTCATGACTAACCCAGCGCCATGACCCTCCTTCGGCCACCGTCCGCACTgcacctcgccggagcaggagaAGAACGGGGCGGCAGCAAATCTGGTGCGCAGAGCTCTCCCTCCCCGGCACCGGCGGCGCGTCGAAGTCGGTCCGCCCCACTGCCACCCTCCTCCCCAACAGTACCTGCTAAAACGGGAACGGGATCTGGATCTCTTGTACATACGCAAGGGGACTAAAAGCGGGCAAACGTGGGCGCCGCGGAAGTGCAATTAATTTTCGGCAGGCTGCAGCGGCGTCCCTCATGTTCATTGCGGGCCCATGCGGCATGTAAGCGGGCTCCTGCGAACCGGCCCGTTTGCACCCTGAGCTGCAATCCCGTGGAACCCCTTGATCAAAAGAAAGGAACCTAGAACTCCTTGATCAAACACTAGGCTTAGTCTTGTACCCATAAGTTCTGAAACCACTATAACTATAGACAGACAGAATGAACATACATATATAAAAGGGCCGCCGCCTAGCTGTGATCGGGGCAGGTGTAGAGCCTGGTGGTGGAGCAGTCCGCCTTGTAGATGACCATCTTCAAGGTGAAGGCCTGCAGCTTGAACTCCACGACATCGCCGATGTGAAGGTCGTACTTGTATACCACCTGCGCCCAGTTCCGGCCGAAGACGACCTGCCCACCATGGTATGTGACCTGCACCCACTCGTCGCAGAAGCGGCGGGCAGACAAGGGCACACTGCGAGTACAAGTAGGCCATTGTGTTGATCAACATGTTGAGCTTTAGAAAGAGCATGGTGAACACAATGGCACGACCATTTCATCAACATGTTGAGCTTTAGAAAGAGCATGGTGAACACAATGGCACGACCATTGTGTTCATCAGTGTGTTCAACACAATGGCAATGCATCTATCTGTGCTCATCACCATCCTGAGCATGAGCAAGAGCGTGATGAACACAATGGCACTGCCATTGTGTTCATCACCATATTGTCCATGCCCAGGAGCATGATCTACACAAAGGCACCACCAtggtgagcatgagcatgagcaagaACATTGGGACATCATCAGATAATTGCATAAGGACATCAGACAAATGTACAAGCAACATCAAACAaaagacaaatgcaagttttgacCCAATTTCCCAATTTGGGATGTGCAACCGTTTCCCAACCGCACAAAATCAAATCCCAAATTGGGAAATCTAGATTGCGCATGCAACACCTGGCGAAGAAACCCTACTACCGCATGCATTTTAGACCTACCGTCGGCCGGCCGTTCGTCAGACATATCACATTCCTCAGACGGTACCAGAATCGACCAAACCCTATCTGCATCCTTAATATGCGAGATTATGCGCGTACCTTGGAGAAATCGGGCGTCGTCGATGGTGGAGGAACTCTACGAGAGCGGGACCGATGCGCCGGAGCCCGGGAAGAAGAGGATGGCTTGGTCGAGGCGGCCACCGGAAGGGTCGAAAATACCCCTGCCAAATCAGCAAGGCTAGGCCCCGCGTAGGAAGGAGCCTTGCCAGCTGCAATGCTCTGCGGAGCGGGCATCGCTGCCGATGACGATCCGCCGGTCAGATCTGTGATCTTTGACGCCGCAAATGGTCGCCGCCCTCGTCGCGGGAGGCCTTGAACAGAGCGGTGACGGCCGCTTCAGAGCGGCCACGAGGTTGCTGATCCCGTCGGCTGCGAGCAGGTCCAGTTGACGCGCCGCCCAACCTCCTGCGCTGACATCTTGCGCTTCGAGGGGAGGCCGCTGGgcggagggggaggaggaggagcggcggccatggagtttccgaggaggtgagtGTGCCGGTTGGGCGGTGAGGGGAGTGGGGTTCGGGTGTAATGGGTTTTGTCTCGTCTCTCGCGCTTCCCACCGCGTGCGAAATAGTAGAGGTGGCGCTCGGCCGGACATGTCCCCGGAAAAACGGCCGATACGGAAACATCGTGCAATGCAAGATTTCGATGCGAGCTGAGCTTCCAAACGAATGTATTTTCACCCATTGGATGTCAGGATGCCAGAAAAGACTTTATGGGCAACTAATCATGCCCCTAGTTCCTGGACATCAACGAGTTGCTCATGGATTTAAGAAATCACTGTCGCTAGCTCCTCTTTACCTATGGGTTTGCCCACAATTACTGGGTAATGTCCAGTTGTTTTGGGTTTGGATTTTTGGTTATATACCCTCCCCAACGGCAGCCTTGCctgttagggcatgtacaatggtacgGAAGGCACGTCTTCTCTTAGCAGTCCATGTCATCTAGAGAAGATGATAAATATAATTGgtacaatgcattatctcttatTGTCGTCTCTTGCAATAAATGATAATCAATTATTTTTAGTAGGAAATTATGTGAGTAAGGGAAGACAAGTCGTACAATGGGGAAAATAGTCTTCTCTTATTTCATAAGAGAtcatcccttagctaagggaagacaaccttctctcccttcattctctctcctccaactaagcaaaaatctgACGTGGCAAGACTAAGGGAAGGCTGACATcaccccattgtacatgcccttacagCCTTTGTTATCATCGTGttgttatttatatttttcttttTCATACTGTGCCGTAGCTATAATCCGCTGCCATGACGTGGGCCTTGTTTCTGACTATGTTACGTTGCAGCTACTGGAGTTTACGGAGGCGCAAGCCGAAGAGGAAGGAGCtggcgaggaggaagatgaagattcCAGTAAGAGCAAAAAGGCAGACTAGCAGCGCTCGGTCTGGCTGTGCTCCGTCTTTTTTAATTAGGAGACAATCAAAGCAGGGATTTAAATAGGCTGGTCTGGAGAACTGAGAAACGATTCACATGATAGAACTCTGTTTCGAAAAACTATTACTATCTGTTCCAGCGAGTAGTAGAACTAGAAGATGGAAAAGGGAACGTATGCTAAGAGACTTACAACAGAATCCAGTTCAGTGACATGATTATACCTGCTGCCGCCCAACTTTAATTTCTGACTGACTTTCTTTATGGCAGCATTAAGGATGATTTTGTCCAAATTATACTTTATATGTATGGAGTGTCAAGCTATTCTAAATCCTGATGCACGCGAGAGTTGCGTTGTCTGAAATATGTTTGTGTCCCGGTTGGCTCATGGGTTGCGAGATTAAAGATGTGACGGCGCGGAGGGAAGTGACTGGTGAGGATGGAGACATGGAGTAGGTAGAGTGCAATAGCGTTTTGCGCTCTATTTCTCTGCGAGTGAAATGCATGCTCGGTCCCAGAAGTTGTCGGCAGTGTCGGAAATGGTCCTGGAACTCGCGAAATGTATCAAAACTGTCCCTGAACTAGGTCCTCCTGTCCAACAATTTTATGGTATTCAGTCACTTATGTGATATATAATTGTTAACATGCATAAATGGGTGTTGGAGAAGTAGTTCAAGCTTTTCATATCTATAAATTAGGTATCcttattcatattaattgactttaatatggatgtatctataactaaaatgtgtctagatatatccgtATTAGAATTAACTAATATGAACCGGAGAGAGTACTATTTTACACAAGATAATTTGAAGGTGCACACCACATCAATGGTTACTGTATGGGTATATACtattttgtacacccacgcatgggtgtgggtgtttccgtcaccgtTCATTGTGCTTTAAGATTCGGATAGAAAGAGGAGAGAGAAATGAATCTTTCTATCTACCATGGTGGGCACGAATCTCGAGGAATAAATGAAAGGTGAtagaaacacccacacccatgcgtgggtgtacaaaagtatttccggTATAATACTTATATAACATTCTCAGCAATTTCAAAAATAATTCTTTCGATCTGAACTGAGTTTTACTTTATTCTACGTTCACAAGGATACTACGATATTTTGTTGCAAAACCAGGAAGCAAAGCTATGCCTGTACTTTTTGTGGCTCGTGTCAAATTAGCAATCCCATCAAGGCCTATGTACGTTATATATACTGCATTACTCCCTGTCTTCTACCATGTGGTGTAGTAATCTGTTCACTTCATATTTTGTGTATGCATATGATCAAACCTATTACATATTACTATTCAATAGTCTCTGTATATTATAT
Coding sequences within it:
- the LOC127345794 gene encoding signal peptide peptidase 2 codes for the protein MKTHERAANFALAGLSLAPLVINVNPNLNVILTACLTVYVGCYRSVKSTPPTETMSKEHAMRFPLVGSAMLLSLFLLFKFLSKDLVNTVLTAYFFVLGIAALCATLLPSVKRFLPEGWNNNEIVWRAPYFHSLSLEFTKSQVVASVPGFFFCVWYAMKKHWLANNVLGIAFCIQGIEMLSLGSFKTGGILLAGLFFYDIFWVFFTPVMVSVAKSFDAPIKLLFPTADAARPFSMLGLGDIVIPGIFVALALRFDVSRGIKNRYFNSAFLGYTAGMTVTIVVMNWFQAAQPALLYIVPGVTGFVAIHSLWNGEVKPLLEFTEAQAEEEGAGEEEDEDSSKSKKAD